The following DNA comes from Geobacter sp..
GTGACGGTGGGTGAGCGGGATGCCGGCATAGGCTGCCGCGCCGATGCCGGCGGTGACGCCGGGGACGATCTCGAAGGGAATGCCGGCCACCACCAGCGCCTCGCATTCCTCGCCGCCGCGGCCGAAGACGAACGGATCTCCCCCCTTGAGGCGTGCCACGACCTTGCCGCCGAGGGCGAGGCTGACCAGCAGCTCGTTGATCTGGGCCTGTTCGCGGTTGTGGGCACCTCCCACCTTGCCGGCATAGATCAGTTCGGCATCGGGGCGGGCATGGGCCAGGAGGCGGTCGTTGGCCAGGTAGTCGTAGAGCACCACATCGGCCAGCTCAAGGCACTGCCGGCCGCGGACCGTAATCAGGCCGGGATCGCCGGGGCCGGCGCCGATCAGGTAGACATAGCCGTTTTTGCGGGTGATTTCTGTCATAGGGTGCTGCCAATCCCGGAATGGCAAAAGGCTAAGGGCACAAGGAGCTACCTTATTACCTTTAGCCTTTGCGAGCCGTTGAACCTACTGTCGCGGGAGAGAACTAGACCGGGATCTCTTTTTCCCGGGATACCTCGCGCTGGTATACCTCTTTCAGGATATCGGCGCCGCCGGCCTTGAGCAGCCGCTCGGCAAGCTGGACCCCGAGCTTCTCGCAGTCGGTTGCCGGACCGGTGATGGAGTCCTTGAGGGAGGTCTTGCCATCCACCGAGGCGATGAAGCCGGTCAGTTTGAGCTGGTCGCCGGTGACTTCGCCGAAAGCGGCGATGGGGACCTGGCAACCACCCTCGCAGCGCCAGAGGAGAGCACGTTCGGCCCGTACCGCATGGCTGGTGTCGGGGTGGTTGAAGAAGGCGATGGTCTCCCTCACCTTCTCGTCGTCGAGGCGGCATTCGAGCCCCAGCGCCCCCTGGCCGATGGCGGGGAGAGAGAGGTCCGGAGAAAGGTATTCGACGATGCGATCGGCAAAGCCGAGCCGCTTCAGGCCGGCTGCGGCAAGGATGACCGCGTCGAGCCCCTCTGTTTCCAGCTTTTTCATGCGGGTTTCCACGTTGCCGCGGATGATCACCATCTCCATGTCGGGCCGGACCTTGAGGAGCTGGGCCTGGCGGCGGAGTGCCGAGGTGCCGATCCGCGCCCCCTGGCGCAGGTTGGCAAAGGTAGTCCCATTGGAGATGACCGCGTCGCGCGGATCTTCCCGTTCGGTGATGCAGACCAGGCCGAGCCCTTCGGGGAATTCGGTCGGGACGTCCTTCATGCTGTGCACGGCAATGTCGATCTCGCCGCGCAGCATGGCCTCCTCGATCTCCTTGACGAACAGCCCCTTGCCCCCTACCTGTGCCAGCGGCACATCGAGGATCTTGTCGCCGATGGTCTTGATCTTTACCAGGGAGACTTCCATGCCCGGATAGCGCTTTTCCAGCTCGCTCTTGACCCAGTTGGCCTGCCAGAGAGCCAGCTGGCTGGCCCGGGTCCCTATTCTCAACTGCTTCAATGCCATGTTCAATCTCCTTTGAAACAAACGATAGTGCGGTAACGTCCCGGCAGGACAGGTTCGACCGGACGGAGCCGGTGCTCTCTCATCCCTTGCCGGCCGGGGATCGGCGAAAAATCAGTCATCCAGGTCCTGCAGGTCCCCCGGCTCGGGCTCGCCGGTCTGCAGCTCGAACAGCGCTCGCAGCGCATCCACGTAGAGGTCGACGCGCCCCCCCTGCCCTGCCTGCTTCAACAGTGAGGTGGGAGGATGGAGCAGCTTGTTCATGATGGCCGAGGTGCAAGCCTCAAGCCGCTTCTGCCCCTCCGGGGTCAGGTCCTTCCAGTTGGCGAGGGTCTTTTCCAGCTCGGCCTTGCGGATCTCGTCGAACTTGGCGCGCAGGGCGACGATGGTCGGGGTGACCTCCAGGGAGGAGAGCCACTTGAAGAACTGGCCGATCTCCTGGTCGACGATCTCCTCCGCCTTTTTCGCCTCGGCGGCCCGTTGCTGCAGGTTGGCGGTCACAACCTCCTGCAGGTCGTCGACGGTGTAGAGGTAGACGTTCTCCACGTCGTTGACCTTGGGGTCGATGTCCCGCGGCACGGCAATGTCGATGAAAAACATCGGCCTTAGCTTTCTGCGCCGCATCACCTCCTCCAGGTCCTTGGGCCCGATGATGCAGTGGGGGGCTCCGGTGGAGGAGAGGATGATGTCGGCCTTGTGCAGGTAGTCGAAGAGGTCGTCGAACTGTACTGCGCGACCGCCGAATTCCTCGGCCAGCCGCTCGGCCCGCTCGAAGGTCCGGTTGGTGACCATGACGCCGCGGACGCCGTTGTTCAGGAAGTGTTTTGCCGCCAGCTCGCACATCTCGCCGGCACCGATCAGCATGACGGTCTTGTCCGAGAGGTCGTCGAAGATCTTTCTGGCCAGCTCCACGGCGGCAAAGGCGACGGAGACCGCCGATGAGGCGATCCTGGTCTCGGTGCGGACCCGTTTCGCAACGGAGAACGCCTTGTGCAGGAAGCGGTTGAGGATGATCCCGGACGATTTGAATTCGGCGGCATAGCCGTAGGCGGTCTTGATCTGGCCGAGGATCTGCGGTTCGCCCACCACCATGGAATCGAGGCTGGAGGCGACGCGAAAGACGTGGCGGATGGCTGCCTCGCCGTGATGACTGTAGAGGTGGGAATCCAGCGTGTCCAGGGAGAGCTTGTGGTAGTCGGCAAGGAACCGTTTGATCCTGGCAATGCCGCCGGCGATGTCGTGGGTTGTGGCGTAGATCTCCACCCGGTTGCAGGTGGAGACGATGATAGCTTCGGTAATGTCGGGGATCGCCACCAGAGCTGCCAGCGGCTTCTCCATGTTTGTGGGGGCAAACGCCACCTTTTCCCTGATGTCAACGGAAGCTGTCTTGTGCGACAGTCCCACAACGATAATGTTCATTCGCCAAAAACCTCTGTCTCAACGGAGTAGCAATCAAGCACGTGCAATATGGGTAGTGTCGATCTGTATTCGCCCGTCATCAAACAACCTCCCGGCGGAATGCGGTACTCCGCCTCATTTGTAGCTGTGCAGCCCTGTCAGCAGGAGGTTGACTCCGAGGAACGTGAAGAGCATCACGAAAAATCCGGCAATGGCGAGGATGGCAGCCTTGCGTCCCCGCCAGCCGGTGGTCAGCCGGCCGTGCAGCAGCGCCGCATAGACGAACCAGGTGATGAGCGACCAAGTCTCCTTCGGATCCCAGCTCCAGTAGGTTCCCCAGGCGGTTTCGGCCCAGATTGCTCCGGAAATGATGGCAAAGGTGAGGAGCGGAAACCCGAAGGTGAGGCTCCGATAGTTGATGTCGTCCAACTTGTCCAGGGAGGGCAGCTTCTGGTACATGGCGCCCAGCTTCTTCTGCTTCAGGAAGCGTTCCTGGATCAGGTACATGATGCCTGCGCCAAAGGCGATGGTGAAGTTTGCATAGCCCAGAAAGGCGACCACGGTGTGGATCACCAGCCAGTTGCTCTTCAACGCCGGGTTGAGCGGGTTGATGGACATGGGGAAGAGCATTGAGGCTACCATCAGCAGCAGCGCAATGGGCGTCACGAACGACCCGAGAATGGAAATCCGGTATTTCCGGTCGAAGATGATGAAGACGCCGACAATGGTCAGGCTGAAAAAGGAGAGCGACTCGTGGAGATTGGTAATGGGGGTGCGCCCTGCCTCGAAGTAGCGGGCCAGGGTAAAGGCTGCATGGACGAGAAAGCCGGCAAAGACGATCCAGCGCGCGGCACTGCCGAGCTGGGGTCTGGGCTTGACCAGGTAGGCAAGATAGGCGATGGTGCCCAGGAGGTAAATGCCCAGGGTGCCGAAGTAGAGTAAGCCGTTCATGGAGAATCCTCTTTTCGCAGGTCCAGTTCAGTCAGTGAATACCCGGTGCCGCATTGCCCCCGCAGGAGGTCGTCGATCTCGGCAAACGAGCCTGTTCTGAAAAGTTTCGGGAGGTCGCTGGCGGCCAGAGCGCTTAAAATCTGCTTATTGTATGCGCGGTTACCGCACTGAGTCAATAGCTTTTCGCGGATGGCTCCCAGGAGACGGGCGGTCAGGGCATACTCGCGACCGAAGCCGGTGGCGAGCTGTCTTCGCAGGCGCCGTGCAAGCGCCGGAGCTTCCCCGTCCGTGGTTATGGCAATGGCGATACTGCCCCGGCGGACCACGGCGGGAGAGTGAAACGAGCCTGATGCCGGCGCATCGACGACATTTACCAGGATGCCCGCGGATGCCGCTTCGTTGCGGACCGTCTGATTGAGCTCCGGGCTGTCCGTTGCCGCATAGACCAGGAAGGCGCCGGCCAGGTCTCCTGCCCGGTATTCTCGGGCCTGGTGGGCGAGCCATCCCCTTTTTTCCAGTCGGCGCAGTCCGGCAGAGAGCTGCAGAGCGATCACGACCACTTGGGCGCCGCAACGGATGAGCCCCGGACACTTGCGGGCGGCAACCCTGCCCCCTCCCACCATGACGACCCTTTTTCCCTGCACGTCCAGTGCTATCGGCAGGTGAGGCATGTCGTAGATACCGTCCTTACGCTGGTGTTCAACCGTGAAAATGAGACTATAACATGTCCCGCCGCAATTGCATATTGTCAGTCGGTTAAGAGGTCCCGCTGCAGCCTCTCGCGCGGTTTTCACCTTGATTTTTTTCTTCTCCGCGATATAGTGATTCCCAAACACAATCATACCAAGGAGAAGTATATGGCTAGCGAAATGGTCAAAACCTTTACCGATGCAAACTTCGATACCGACGTGCTGCAGAGCACCGTTCCCGTCCTTGTCGATTTCTGGGCCACCTGGTGCGCGCCCTGCAAGGCGATAGCCCCGGTTGTCGACTCCATCGCCGACGAGTATGCCGGCAAGGTTGCGGTCGGCAAGGTCAATGTGGACGACAATCCCGCCACTCCCGGCAAATACGGCGTCCGCGGCATCCCCACCATCATCCTCTTCAAGGAGGGGAAGGTGGTCGACCAGGTTGTGGGAGCCGTGCCCAAGGCACAGCTCGAAGCCTTGATAAAGAAGGCCCTGTAACTGATGATGCAGAGACTCATATCCATGCCGCTCGCGACAGTGCTGGTGGTGGCCATGCTGATGCTGCCGGGCCAGGCTTCGGCAATACTGCAGAAAGGCCAGCCAGCCCCTCCCTTCAAGGTGGTCAGTACCTCGGGGCAGCAGATAACAGAGGCCAATTACAAGGGCCACGTGCTCCTGATCGATTTTTTTGCCACGTGGTGCAGCCCCTGTCGCGATTCCATCCCCCATCTGATTCGTCTGAATCAAAAATATGGCAAGCAGGGGCTGCAGATTCTGGGTGCGAGTCTCGATGAAGAGGGAGATAAGACGGTCCGCGATTTTTGTGCGGTGCAGAAGGTCAATTATCCCGTTGCCCTTGCCAACGAAGAGATGCAGACCGAATATGGACTCCGTTCGATCCCAACCCTCTACGTCATCAACAAAAAAGGGATTGTCGCAGAGAAATTCATGGGGTTCAACAGCGACATGGCAGCAAAGCTGGATCTTTTAATCAAGCAGCTGCTTGCCGAATAGCGCAGTTCCCGCCGTTTCGGGGGGAGGAGATTCTCCCCCCCCTATTTCATGCAGTTTCCCGCCGCCAAAAGCCTCCGCTCCGAGAGTAACAAAGCCTTCCCTTGAAAGTCATGTTTTTGACGTGCCTGTTGTCAGGCTTGACGGTTTCCCTGCGATGTCAAGGTGCGCTGGAAGCCTTTAAGATGGCTTGACCGGCTTACAGCGCGCTCGTGGAGAGGTTTTGCCATTTGTGGCAAACAATTTGCAACCACTAATGAGGTCCGCGCGTAGAGAGCTGCAAAATCCTCCAGATTAGGCGTATGCCGTATGAAGAGAGGGAATGCCATGTCGCATGGGATAACCGAAATCGGTCAGAATGGGTCAGAATCATGCAACGCCGGGATTACTGTCAAAAATTTGCCTGATGTGGCTGCATTGGAGCAACAGCTCAAGGAAGCGAACTTCATCAGCCGATTCATGGCTGCCATCGGCTCCAGTCTCGATCCCCATGATATCTGTGCCATTGCATCGCGGCACCTATATGATTTTGCCCCCTTCAATCGCATCGTCTTCTGTCTCTCCAGCGAGTTCGGCCTTCCGTCCATTGTCATTGCCCCGGGAAAATCGGAAGATGGCCGCGACGTCCTCGTTACGGGGCCTGCAACGGCCCGTTGCAAAGGCTTCAAGATCGACGAAATGCTGCAGGGTTCCCTGTACGTTGATCCGGAAACCGGCGGTACGGGTATCCGGCTTGTGCTCCCCGAAGATTTGGGCCGGGTACAGATCGTTTTCAGTGCGATTGAACGGCAGTGCTATACGTCGTCAGTCCTGTCCGAGGTCATGGCGCATTTTGCCCGGACGCTGAAGAACGCCTTGACCCATGTGAAGGTCAAAGAGATGGCCATGAAGGACAGCCTTACCGGCCTGTTCAACCGCAGGGTCTTTGACGAATTGCTTGCCGTGGAGGTCCGTCGCAAGGAACTGCTGCCGATTTCGCTGCTCCTCATTGATCTGGACGATTTCAAGAGGGTCAATGACACCTATGGGCATCCTGCCGGGGACGAAGTGCTGGCGACAGTCGGGCGAATCCTGCGGGAGGGAACCCGTGGCTCGGACCTGGTTGCCCGGTACGGCGGCGAGGAATTCGCGATCATGCTCCCTGCGACCACGGCAGCCACTGCATTCGAGATTGCCCAGCGCCTGCGGTCACGGCTTGCCAGCACCCTGTTCGTCTTCAATGGCCAGCACCTCAAACTGACGGCAAGCATCGGCATTTCCTACACCTCCGGGGCCAAAACCGATTCCATCCCCCAGATAGTCAGCAGGGCGGACCAGGCGCTGTATCGAGCCAAGAAAAGCGGCAAGAACATGAGCTACATCTATACCTGCAAGTCAGTGGCCCTCAACAAAAAGCCGGAGGTCGGAGAATCGGCTTTTGCCTGGCTCAGGACTGCATAACGGATCTCTCTTCGCAGACTTCATATTCTCACCACCTGTCAGGTATGGCACGGCCGAACTCCGTGCGCACTGCTCCCATTTGCTATCCCTTCGTGAATATGTTGATTTTACAGGCCCTCTTTCGCAATACCTTAATACATTGTTCTAAAGAAATGCTGTCAAAGAGCCGAAATTCACAAGTAGAAGAGATTGTAGCGGCGAGGGGGTTCTGCCCAGGATGGAAGACGTGACCATGTCCGAACAGGTAATTTCCTACTTCGAGGAGGAGTTCGGCACCATACTCTGCCAGCTCGAAGAAGGCAAATTCCTGGATTACAAGCAGAGAGTGCTGGTGAGCAGAAAGATCGACGAGGCCCTTGTGCGCCTTTCCCCCTATGTCAGGAGCGAATGGCGCGCACGCCAGGTTGTGAAAAGCGGTGAGGTGCTCCGCGAGCGGCTGCTGTCGGTGCGGGACATTATCAGCAATCCTCCGCTCTGACCGGTTTTAACGGGGTTGGTTTGTCGCGTACAAGAGGCACAGTGTTCCACGCTGGTGCCTCTTTGTCTTTTTTGCAGATTGAGCACGCCAGCAGGGCCAGATTCTACGATCAGATACCGAGGTACCTATGTCCACGAAAACAGGGGAAGGCAGATCAGAAGGGAAAATCGGCCAGCTCTTTCTTGAGCATGAATTCATTACCGGAGACGAACTCGACAGGGCACTGCAACTGCGATTGCAGCTGGAGGAATCGCGGCTCGGCTCCCTGCTGGTGGAAATGGGCTATGTGACGATCGAACAGCTCCTGACGGTGCTGCAGAAGCGTTTCGGCATCCCTGGCGTCAATCTCGGCAGTCTGACGTTGCAGCCGGCTGTTCTCAACATCCTGCCGCTGGCGGTGATGAAGAAATTCCGCGCCGTTGCCATTGCCAATACGGACAAGCTCTACATTGCCATGACCAACCCCGGTGACCTGCGGGTCCAGAACCAGCTTGAATTCGCCTTGGGCAAGGCAGTGCAGCCGGTAGTAGCACCCCATGCCCAGGTCATGATATTGCTGAAGCATCTGGAAACCATTGGAGGAAAGCTTGCCGAACCGCTGGTCGTGAAGGAGATCCTGTCCCAGCCGGGGGGGCAAGGGAGGGCGAAACGTCATGCCGGCATTCCTTTGCTGCTCAAGTGGCTGGTCAAGGAGAATGCATCGGACCTGTTCATCACTGCCGGGGTTGCCCCCTGCCTGAAAAAGAATAACGAAATCGTCCGGCACCCAGGTCCGAACCTGATGCCGGCGGACATCGCGGAGATGGTCGACGAACTGGTGCCGGAACATCTGCGCAGGGAGTTCGACGAGAATCACGACATCGATTTCGGCAAGACCATCCCGGAACTGGGGCGGTTCCGCATCAACATCTTCAAGCAGCGCAACTCCATGTCCATTGCCATCCGGAGCATGCTGGAAGAGATCCCGTCGCTGGAAGAGCTGGGCCTGCCGGAGTGGGTGGGTGACTATGCCCTGAAGCGGGAGGGGCTCATCATCGTCAGCGGTCCCACCGGCCATGGGAAGAGCACCACCCTTGCCGCCATGATAGACCTGATAAACTCCCGCCGGAAATGCAACATCATCACCATCGAGGACCCGATCGAATATCACCACCGGCATAAGCTGAGCAACGTAAACCAGCGGGAGGTGGGGCGGGATACGGCGTCATTCCCCCAGGGGCTGCGGCATATCTTCCGCCAGTCGCCCGACGTCATTGTCATCGGGGAGATGCGCGATCCCGAGACGTTCAGCATCGCTCTGCAGGCGGCAGGCACCGGGCACCTGGTGCTCTCCACCCTGCATGCCAACAACGCCACCGCGGCAATCGAACGGATTATCGAGATCTCTCCGCCGGAACAGCAGCAGCAGGTCAGGATGCAGATGGCGGAAAACTTCCTGATGATCCTCAACCAGCGCCTCATGCCCGAGAAGAACGGCAACGGCAGGGTCCTTGCCTTGGAAAAACTGGCGAATTCCCAGCGGATCAAGAATTTGATCCGGGAGGGGAAGGTCCATCACATCCGCTCGCTCTTCAAGCAGTCGTCAGAGGAGTTTCAGTCACTGGATATCTGCCTGGCGCGGCTTGTCAGAGAAGGAAAGGTATCGCTGCACGAAGCGGAAAAATACTGCGAGAACCTGCCTTACCTGGCGGAAATGGTTGCGACAAAACGGCGCAGGATGCCGGACACCGGCGTCACTCCATGAACTTCCGCAGGACCTCCCGCAATGTCGAGAGCTTGTACGGTTTCTGGATGAACCCGGCAAGCCCCTTGCCGACAAAACGCTGGGTAACCTCCTGCTCGCTGTAGCCGCTTGATATGATGACGCTGATGTCGGGGTTGGCCTTGCGCAGGGCGCGGAACGTCTGTTCGCCGTCCATGTGCGGCATGGTGAGGTCGAGTATGACGGCACAGATGTCGGGATGCTCATTGAACAGCTTCATCGCCTCCTTGCCGTCGCTTGCCGTGATGACGTCGAAGCCGAGCTCCTGGAGCATCTCCCTGCCGATGGCCCTCACTGTTTCCTCGTCATCGACCAGCATGATCCTGCCGCATCCTTTCCAATCTCCTGCCTGCTCATTGTGGTTGAACAGGTCGGCCGGCCGGTCCACGGCCGGCAGCAGAACCTTGAAGCTGCTCCCCTTCCCCAGTTCGCTATAGACGTTGATCGCACCCTTGTGGCCGCGGACGATGCCGAGCACCGCAGCCATCCCCAGTCCCCGGCCGGTGAACTTGGTGGAAAAGAAGGGCTCGAAGATGCGAGACATGGTCTCGTGACTCATGCCGCAGCCGGTGTCTACCACTTCCAGGTAGACGTAGAGCCCCGGCTTGAGGTTCTCGCTGAGCCAGACGTTTTTCAGGTAACTCGCCTCGCAGTCCATGCAGCCGGTGGTGATGGCGATGACGCCGCTTCGGTCGCCGATCGCCTCGGATGCATTGATGACCAGGTTCATGATGATCTGGCGCAGCTGGGTCGCATCCGCCTCGATGGAGGGGAGCGGCTTGGTGAGATTGTAGCGCAGCACCGCCTTCTTGGAGATGGAGACGTCCAGCATATGCCCCATCTCCTCGATGAGGCGGTTCAGGTCGATGTTTTCCAGGACGAACTTCCCCTTGCCCGAGTAGGCGAGCATCTGCTTTGCCAGGTCTGCGGCCTTGTCCGCAGCCTGCTCGATTTTCTGCAGGTGCACGACCGCCGGGGATTCGGTATTTATCCGCATCAACGCCAGGCTGACGTTGCCGGTTATGGCAGTGAGGATGTTGTTGAAGTCGTGGGCGATGCCGCCTGCCAGCACGCCGAGGCTCTCCAGCTTCTGCACGTGGAGCATCTGCTCTTCCAGCTTCCTCCGGTCCTCTTCCTCCTTGAGCCGTTCGGTAACGTCACGGATGACCCCGACGATATAGCGGTTGCCCGCCTGATCGACGAAGCGCGACTTGTGAGTGATGATGGAGCGGGTCCTGCCCTGCGCATCGGTGATCCGCTCCTCATTGATGTTGGGCCGACCGGTCTCTAGGACCTGGTCGTCGATCTTCCAGAAAACATCGACCTGTTCTTTCGGGAACAGGTCATAATCGGTTTTCCCCAGAAGCATGTCTCGCGGGCAGCCGGCCAGTGAGCACTCGGCGTCATTCACCAGCACCATCCGGTGCTGTGCGTCCTTCACAAAGACCGGATCGGCAATGGCATTGATAACGTTGCCCAGGTAGTCGCGCGCGTCCTGAAGCTCGGTCGCGGCCTTTTCCAGTTCTGCAGTCCGTTCCGATACCCGTGATTCCAGCTGGTCGGTAAAGTTTTTCAGTTCCTGTTCGATCCGTTGCCGCTCCCTCAGTTCTATCTGCAGGGTAGTGGTGCGCTCGTTCACCTTCCGGGTGAGGAGACGGTTCCAGATGGCGGCTCCGGCCAGCAGCAT
Coding sequences within:
- a CDS encoding bifunctional precorrin-2 dehydrogenase/sirohydrochlorin ferrochelatase; this encodes MIVFGNHYIAEKKKIKVKTAREAAAGPLNRLTICNCGGTCYSLIFTVEHQRKDGIYDMPHLPIALDVQGKRVVMVGGGRVAARKCPGLIRCGAQVVVIALQLSAGLRRLEKRGWLAHQAREYRAGDLAGAFLVYAATDSPELNQTVRNEAASAGILVNVVDAPASGSFHSPAVVRRGSIAIAITTDGEAPALARRLRRQLATGFGREYALTARLLGAIREKLLTQCGNRAYNKQILSALAASDLPKLFRTGSFAEIDDLLRGQCGTGYSLTELDLRKEDSP
- a CDS encoding diguanylate cyclase, translating into MKRGNAMSHGITEIGQNGSESCNAGITVKNLPDVAALEQQLKEANFISRFMAAIGSSLDPHDICAIASRHLYDFAPFNRIVFCLSSEFGLPSIVIAPGKSEDGRDVLVTGPATARCKGFKIDEMLQGSLYVDPETGGTGIRLVLPEDLGRVQIVFSAIERQCYTSSVLSEVMAHFARTLKNALTHVKVKEMAMKDSLTGLFNRRVFDELLAVEVRRKELLPISLLLIDLDDFKRVNDTYGHPAGDEVLATVGRILREGTRGSDLVARYGGEEFAIMLPATTAATAFEIAQRLRSRLASTLFVFNGQHLKLTASIGISYTSGAKTDSIPQIVSRADQALYRAKKSGKNMSYIYTCKSVALNKKPEVGESAFAWLRTA
- a CDS encoding glutamyl-tRNA reductase, coding for MNIIVVGLSHKTASVDIREKVAFAPTNMEKPLAALVAIPDITEAIIVSTCNRVEIYATTHDIAGGIARIKRFLADYHKLSLDTLDSHLYSHHGEAAIRHVFRVASSLDSMVVGEPQILGQIKTAYGYAAEFKSSGIILNRFLHKAFSVAKRVRTETRIASSAVSVAFAAVELARKIFDDLSDKTVMLIGAGEMCELAAKHFLNNGVRGVMVTNRTFERAERLAEEFGGRAVQFDDLFDYLHKADIILSSTGAPHCIIGPKDLEEVMRRRKLRPMFFIDIAVPRDIDPKVNDVENVYLYTVDDLQEVVTANLQQRAAEAKKAEEIVDQEIGQFFKWLSSLEVTPTIVALRAKFDEIRKAELEKTLANWKDLTPEGQKRLEACTSAIMNKLLHPPTSLLKQAGQGGRVDLYVDALRALFELQTGEPEPGDLQDLDD
- the trxA gene encoding thioredoxin; translated protein: MASEMVKTFTDANFDTDVLQSTVPVLVDFWATWCAPCKAIAPVVDSIADEYAGKVAVGKVNVDDNPATPGKYGVRGIPTIILFKEGKVVDQVVGAVPKAQLEALIKKAL
- a CDS encoding PilT/PilU family type 4a pilus ATPase, producing MSTKTGEGRSEGKIGQLFLEHEFITGDELDRALQLRLQLEESRLGSLLVEMGYVTIEQLLTVLQKRFGIPGVNLGSLTLQPAVLNILPLAVMKKFRAVAIANTDKLYIAMTNPGDLRVQNQLEFALGKAVQPVVAPHAQVMILLKHLETIGGKLAEPLVVKEILSQPGGQGRAKRHAGIPLLLKWLVKENASDLFITAGVAPCLKKNNEIVRHPGPNLMPADIAEMVDELVPEHLRREFDENHDIDFGKTIPELGRFRINIFKQRNSMSIAIRSMLEEIPSLEELGLPEWVGDYALKREGLIIVSGPTGHGKSTTLAAMIDLINSRRKCNIITIEDPIEYHHRHKLSNVNQREVGRDTASFPQGLRHIFRQSPDVIVIGEMRDPETFSIALQAAGTGHLVLSTLHANNATAAIERIIEISPPEQQQQVRMQMAENFLMILNQRLMPEKNGNGRVLALEKLANSQRIKNLIREGKVHHIRSLFKQSSEEFQSLDICLARLVREGKVSLHEAEKYCENLPYLAEMVATKRRRMPDTGVTP
- the hemC gene encoding hydroxymethylbilane synthase, with the protein product MALKQLRIGTRASQLALWQANWVKSELEKRYPGMEVSLVKIKTIGDKILDVPLAQVGGKGLFVKEIEEAMLRGEIDIAVHSMKDVPTEFPEGLGLVCITEREDPRDAVISNGTTFANLRQGARIGTSALRRQAQLLKVRPDMEMVIIRGNVETRMKKLETEGLDAVILAAAGLKRLGFADRIVEYLSPDLSLPAIGQGALGLECRLDDEKVRETIAFFNHPDTSHAVRAERALLWRCEGGCQVPIAAFGEVTGDQLKLTGFIASVDGKTSLKDSITGPATDCEKLGVQLAERLLKAGGADILKEVYQREVSREKEIPV
- the ccsB gene encoding c-type cytochrome biogenesis protein CcsB, coding for MNGLLYFGTLGIYLLGTIAYLAYLVKPRPQLGSAARWIVFAGFLVHAAFTLARYFEAGRTPITNLHESLSFFSLTIVGVFIIFDRKYRISILGSFVTPIALLLMVASMLFPMSINPLNPALKSNWLVIHTVVAFLGYANFTIAFGAGIMYLIQERFLKQKKLGAMYQKLPSLDKLDDINYRSLTFGFPLLTFAIISGAIWAETAWGTYWSWDPKETWSLITWFVYAALLHGRLTTGWRGRKAAILAIAGFFVMLFTFLGVNLLLTGLHSYK
- a CDS encoding redoxin domain-containing protein, translating into MMQRLISMPLATVLVVAMLMLPGQASAILQKGQPAPPFKVVSTSGQQITEANYKGHVLLIDFFATWCSPCRDSIPHLIRLNQKYGKQGLQILGASLDEEGDKTVRDFCAVQKVNYPVALANEEMQTEYGLRSIPTLYVINKKGIVAEKFMGFNSDMAAKLDLLIKQLLAE